One Mycolicibacterium sarraceniae genomic window carries:
- a CDS encoding MarR family winged helix-turn-helix transcriptional regulator: MDYPATTGIAEQHARLMEELRIYGSNFNQFSRLFGSWLGLYSTDTEALLEIVYGEERGVPLSPARLASRIGLTSGATTSLLNRLEEAGHVVRSRESADRRVVTLRSSSQVHSRADEFFAALAHQLDQAMSRYTPELLSSFEDLLIDLRTTMSAHLTERHDEPRS, from the coding sequence ATGGACTATCCGGCCACCACGGGCATCGCCGAGCAACACGCTCGCCTGATGGAAGAACTCAGGATCTACGGTTCGAACTTCAACCAGTTCAGCCGCCTATTCGGGAGCTGGCTCGGGTTGTACTCCACGGACACAGAGGCATTGCTGGAGATCGTGTATGGCGAGGAGCGTGGTGTCCCGCTCTCGCCTGCACGCCTGGCGAGCCGCATTGGCCTCACATCGGGCGCCACAACGTCGCTACTCAACCGTCTCGAAGAAGCGGGACACGTCGTGCGCAGTCGGGAGAGTGCCGACCGGCGGGTGGTGACGCTGCGCAGCAGTTCGCAGGTCCACAGCCGCGCGGACGAGTTCTTCGCGGCGCTGGCCCACCAGCTCGACCAGGCAATGTCGCGCTACACACCCGAGTTGCTCAGCAGCTTCGAGGATCTCCTCATCGACCTGCGCACGAC